The window GGACGACCGCTGGGTCGCGCCCGAGGACGTGCGCGACCTGAGCGTGGACGTGGTCGATTCCGACCAGTACCGCGACTGGTTCGAGGCCAAGGACGAGCGCTTCCGCGAGAACGTCGTCGAGGAGTGGGGCGACCCGCCCGAGCGACCGTTCGCCATCCCCGGCGTCGAGTTCGGCAACGTCCTCGTCACGGTCCAACCGCCGCGCGGGTTCGGCATGGACCCCTCGAAGGTGTACCACGACTCTGACCTCCAACCGCCCCACGACTACGTGGCGTTCTACTCGTGGCTCCGCGACGAGTTCGAGACCGACGCGGTGGTCCACTTGGGCACTCACGGCAGTCTGGAGTGGCTCCCGGGCAAGACGGTCGGACTGGACGGCGAGAGTGCGCCCGACCAGCTAATCGAGGACATCCCGAACGTCTACCCCTACATCGTCAACAACCCCGGTGAAGGGACGCAGGCCAAGCGCCGGTCGTACGCCGCCATCGTGGACTACCTCACGCCGGTCATGTCCAACGCGGGCACCTACGACGAAATCGGCGAACTCGAAGAACTCGCCCGCCAGTACCGAGAGGCCGGGATGGAGGACGCCCGCGCCGACGACGGCGAGAAGTTGGCCGACGAGATTCGGGCGCTGGTGGACGAGTTGGACCTCGCGGTCGAACTCGGCATCGAGGGGCAGATAGACGAGACGGCCGACGTGCGGGGTCCCGAGGAAGCCGGGACCACGCTCGCCGAGGGCGACGTTGCGGGCGACAAGGTTGACATCGACGAACTGGTCGAGCGCGTCCACGAGTACGTGACCGACGTGAAGACGACCCAGATTCGGCTGGGTCTCCACACCATGGGCGAACCGCCAGCGGACGAGCGACTGGTCGAGTACCTCGTCGCGCTCACCCGTCTCGAAAATCCGGGCGCACCGAGTCTCCGCGAGAGCGTGGCGGGCGTGCTCGGCGTCGAGTACCAGCGGATGCTCGACGAACCGGGCGCGTACGACGACGACCTCGGGATGACCTACGCCGAGGCCGCCGACGAGGTGTACGAGACCAGCCTCGAACTGGTCACGCACCTCGCGGAGAACGACTTCGACGCCGAGTCCATCAACTGGAACCTGCTCGTGGTAGACATCGACCAACTCGGCGACGGGCGCGCGAAGAGCGGCGCACACGACGACCTGCGCGAGGCCCTGAAATACATCTGCGAGGAGGCCGCCCCGCGGGTCGCGGGTGCCGAGGACGAGATTCCTCGGACCGCGGAGGCGCTGTCGGGCGAGTACGTCCCGCCGGGCGGGAGCGGCGCGCCGACCCGCGGCGGGGTGGACCTGCTCCCGACCGCGCGGAACTTCTACACGCTCGACCCGCGGAAGGTGCCCGCGAAGTCGGCGTGGCGCGTCGGGCGGGAAGTCGGAGACGGAGTGGCCGAACGCCACCGCTCCGAAGCGGGCGAGTACCCCGAGGAGGTCGGCGTCGTGGCGTGGGGCACCCCGACGGTCCGGACGCGCGGGGAGACCATCGCGCAGGTCCTCGCGCTGATGGGCGTCGAACCCGAGTGGACCGACGCCGGGCGCGTGGACGACGTGGCTCCGATTCCGCTGGACGAACTCGACCGGCCGCGAATCGACGTGACGACCCGCGTATCGGGACTCTTCCGGGACGCCTTCCCGCAGGCCGCGGGCGTGATTCACGACGCGGTGGACGCCGTGGTCGAGTTGGACGAACCTCACGAGATGAACTACGTGAAGAAGCACGTCGAGGAGGAGGCCGAAGAACTGGCCGAGGAGGGAGTCGAGAACCCCGAGAAGGCCGCCAAACACCGCGTGTTCACCACCCGGCCCGGCGGCTACGGCGCGGGGACGAACAAGGCCGTGGACGAGGGCAACTGGGACGACCGCGCCGACCTCGCGGAGGTGTACAAGCAGTGGGGCGGCTACGCCATGGGGTCGCGCGGCACGGTCTCGGACGCCCACGACGCGTTCGAGCGGCGACTCGGCAACGTCGAGGCCACCGTGAAAATCGAGGACACCGCCGAGCAGGACGAGTTCGACTCCTCGGACTGGTACGCCTTCCACGGCGGATTCATCACGGCTGTCGCGGAGACCGCCGGGGAGGAACCGGCCTCCTACGTCGGCGACTCCAGCGACCCGGACAACGTGGACGTCTACACCAACGAGGAGAAGGTCCGGAAGGCGATGCGCGCCCGGGTTCTGAACCCCGAAT is drawn from Halorussus sp. MSC15.2 and contains these coding sequences:
- the cobN gene encoding cobaltochelatase subunit CobN, with amino-acid sequence MPTIGLYTATENELGAVQRAADRLEGIDLVARSESDFDDGTDVDAFVDEIEDATAAVFWLHGAEDSMPGYDHAVERLRQAGVPLVVKSTGDAFAFEDTSVADADRDRAYEYLERGGAVNVANLCRFLVAEYAGGDTGEAFDPEDPVELPTEGVYHPDYPGATYDDLRAELDDGKPTVGVWFYESHWTHENTRYVDALVREIESEGANALPVFCNPATDSDEQEDAEWVTDEWFTDGNGEPVVDAVLSSFMFSLSMDERGRSAADEGDGAEEVFLDRLGVPVLQTVTTMRSRSRYQSSDTGVMGFELALSVALPEFDGNVITHPISGKERTDDEADIGSAPKQHFPIEDRVEHAVSLAVNWAELRHTPNDDKRVAVVLHNYPPSDDGIGTAFGLDSPESTVNLLEELDGRGYDTGGETPESGQKLVEKLTAQLTLDDRWVAPEDVRDLSVDVVDSDQYRDWFEAKDERFRENVVEEWGDPPERPFAIPGVEFGNVLVTVQPPRGFGMDPSKVYHDSDLQPPHDYVAFYSWLRDEFETDAVVHLGTHGSLEWLPGKTVGLDGESAPDQLIEDIPNVYPYIVNNPGEGTQAKRRSYAAIVDYLTPVMSNAGTYDEIGELEELARQYREAGMEDARADDGEKLADEIRALVDELDLAVELGIEGQIDETADVRGPEEAGTTLAEGDVAGDKVDIDELVERVHEYVTDVKTTQIRLGLHTMGEPPADERLVEYLVALTRLENPGAPSLRESVAGVLGVEYQRMLDEPGAYDDDLGMTYAEAADEVYETSLELVTHLAENDFDAESINWNLLVVDIDQLGDGRAKSGAHDDLREALKYICEEAAPRVAGAEDEIPRTAEALSGEYVPPGGSGAPTRGGVDLLPTARNFYTLDPRKVPAKSAWRVGREVGDGVAERHRSEAGEYPEEVGVVAWGTPTVRTRGETIAQVLALMGVEPEWTDAGRVDDVAPIPLDELDRPRIDVTTRVSGLFRDAFPQAAGVIHDAVDAVVELDEPHEMNYVKKHVEEEAEELAEEGVENPEKAAKHRVFTTRPGGYGAGTNKAVDEGNWDDRADLAEVYKQWGGYAMGSRGTVSDAHDAFERRLGNVEATVKIEDTAEQDEFDSSDWYAFHGGFITAVAETAGEEPASYVGDSSDPDNVDVYTNEEKVRKAMRARVLNPEWLDSMEDHGYKGAGDLSSAVDVALGWDATTGVVSDTLWEDVAEKYAFDEERQEWLRDVNPWALDSITDTLLEAIERGLWDADEETADRLRDLNLDVDGDLEARASEATPAEVTGDDD